A region of Streptomyces paludis DNA encodes the following proteins:
- a CDS encoding DUF1707 SHOCT-like domain-containing protein, which produces MPDTRSAAPDPGLAAPDTRASDAEREQIAERLREAVAEGRLDMLEFEERLDLTYKARTHGELVPLVRDLPAPGTTTDVVGQAGQPARGLAPETATGGWADRIGREPATSKGAFAFWGGFTRKGRWTVGRKFTAAVFQAGGDIDLREARFEDRDVVIRCFAIMGGMQVTVPPDMNVEVRGIGLMGGFGEARSSGDVEISPGSPRVIVTGFALMGGVGVERKATEAERRRLKEQRKREKLEKKAERKELDG; this is translated from the coding sequence GTGCCGGATACGCGGTCGGCGGCGCCCGATCCGGGTCTGGCAGCGCCCGATACGCGGGCTTCCGACGCCGAGCGGGAGCAGATCGCGGAGCGGCTGCGGGAGGCCGTCGCGGAGGGTCGGCTCGACATGCTGGAGTTCGAGGAGCGCCTCGACCTCACGTACAAGGCCCGTACGCACGGTGAGTTGGTGCCGCTCGTACGGGACCTGCCCGCGCCGGGGACGACGACGGACGTCGTGGGGCAGGCGGGACAGCCGGCGCGCGGGCTGGCGCCGGAGACGGCCACCGGTGGCTGGGCGGACCGGATCGGCCGGGAACCCGCCACGTCCAAGGGCGCGTTCGCCTTCTGGGGCGGTTTCACCCGCAAGGGGCGGTGGACGGTGGGCCGGAAGTTCACGGCCGCCGTCTTCCAGGCGGGCGGGGACATCGATCTGCGCGAGGCTCGGTTCGAGGACCGCGATGTGGTGATCCGGTGCTTCGCGATCATGGGCGGAATGCAGGTGACCGTACCGCCGGACATGAACGTCGAGGTCAGGGGCATCGGGCTGATGGGCGGCTTCGGCGAGGCGCGCAGCAGCGGGGATGTGGAGATCAGCCCCGGGTCGCCGCGGGTGATCGTCACCGGGTTCGCGCTGATGGGCGGGGTCGGGGTCGAGCGGAAGGCCACGGAGGCGGAGCGGCGGCGGCTCAAGGAGCAGCGCAAGCGCGAGAAGCTGGAGAAGAAGGCGGAGCGCAAGGAACTGGACGGCTGA
- a CDS encoding ABC transporter ATP-binding protein produces MAEDGAGFIELDGVEKVFDVRRRAGLLRRERHQVRAVDSLSFRVARGEMVGYIGPNGAGKSTTIKMLTGILTPSAGRLRVAGIDPSRERTRLAQRIGVVFGQRTTLWWDLPLIDSYRLMHRMYRVPDARFRVNLERCVELLDLGALLDVPVRQLSLGQRMRGDIAAALLHDPEVLYLDEPTIGLDVISKAKVRGFLRDLNAERGTTVLLTTHDLTDIEQLCERVMVIDHGRLLYDGSPSGLHEVGESERTLVIDLERELPPIDLPGAEVRTVKVEGPRQWLAFPAAASAAPLVARIAAEFPLVDLSVREPDIEDVIAKMYADRSAV; encoded by the coding sequence GTGGCTGAGGACGGCGCTGGTTTCATTGAGCTGGACGGGGTCGAGAAGGTCTTCGACGTACGCCGGAGGGCGGGGCTGCTGCGTCGGGAGAGACATCAGGTGCGGGCCGTCGACAGCCTCTCCTTCCGGGTGGCGCGCGGCGAGATGGTCGGCTACATCGGCCCGAACGGCGCCGGCAAGTCCACCACCATCAAGATGCTCACCGGCATTCTGACCCCGAGCGCCGGCCGGCTGCGGGTCGCGGGCATCGATCCGTCCCGGGAGCGTACGCGGCTGGCGCAGCGCATCGGCGTGGTGTTCGGGCAGCGTACGACGCTCTGGTGGGACCTGCCGCTGATCGATTCGTACCGGCTGATGCACCGGATGTACCGCGTGCCGGACGCGCGGTTCCGGGTGAATCTGGAGCGCTGCGTCGAGCTGCTCGACCTGGGCGCGCTGCTGGACGTACCGGTACGGCAGCTCTCGCTCGGCCAGCGGATGCGCGGCGATATCGCGGCGGCGCTGCTGCACGATCCCGAGGTGCTGTATCTGGACGAGCCGACGATCGGCCTGGATGTGATCTCGAAGGCCAAGGTCAGGGGGTTCCTGCGGGATCTGAACGCGGAGCGCGGCACGACGGTGCTGCTCACGACGCACGATCTGACCGATATCGAGCAGCTGTGCGAGCGGGTGATGGTCATCGACCACGGGCGGCTGCTGTACGACGGCTCGCCGTCCGGGCTGCACGAGGTCGGGGAGAGCGAGCGGACGCTCGTCATCGATCTGGAGCGGGAGCTTCCGCCGATCGATCTGCCGGGCGCCGAGGTCCGTACGGTGAAGGTGGAGGGGCCGCGGCAGTGGCTGGCCTTCCCGGCGGCGGCATCGGCGGCGCCGCTGGTGGCCCGGATCGCGGCGGAGTTTCCGCTGGTGGATCTGTCGGTGCGGGAGCCGGACATCGAGGATGTGATCGCCAAGATGTACGCGGACCGATCGGCTGTGTGA
- a CDS encoding ABC transporter permease: MALPEYRLPETSRWDILWSGLRAYGLIVAAWTRSTLTYRASFVMMAFGNFAATGFDFLSILLMFSHIDALGGYSLAEVAFLYGTTGTAFGLADLFLGSMNGLGRRVRDGTLDTLLVRPVPVLVQVAADRFALRRLGRILQGLLVLGYALLLVDIDWTVVRVLMLPMMIVSGAAIFGAVFVAGGAFQFWAQDAAQVQHAFTYGGNTVLQYPPSVFGRELVRGVTFVVPLAFVNWIPALYVMGRELPLGLPAAVAFLPPVVALVCCAAAGLAWRAGLRAYRSTGS, translated from the coding sequence GTGGCTCTTCCGGAATACCGGCTTCCGGAAACCTCGCGGTGGGACATCCTGTGGTCCGGGCTACGGGCGTACGGCCTGATCGTGGCGGCCTGGACGCGCTCCACGCTCACGTACCGCGCGTCCTTCGTGATGATGGCGTTCGGGAACTTCGCGGCGACCGGCTTCGACTTCCTGTCGATCCTGCTGATGTTCTCGCACATCGATGCCCTCGGCGGCTACTCGCTGGCCGAGGTGGCCTTTCTGTACGGGACGACGGGTACGGCCTTCGGCCTGGCCGACCTGTTTCTCGGGTCGATGAACGGCCTGGGCCGCCGGGTGCGGGACGGCACGCTCGACACGCTGCTGGTGCGGCCCGTCCCCGTACTGGTGCAGGTCGCGGCGGACAGGTTCGCGCTGCGGCGGCTGGGCCGGATCCTCCAGGGGCTGCTGGTGCTCGGCTACGCGCTGCTGCTGGTGGACATCGACTGGACGGTGGTGCGGGTGCTGATGCTGCCGATGATGATCGTGAGCGGCGCGGCGATCTTCGGGGCGGTGTTCGTGGCGGGCGGCGCGTTCCAGTTCTGGGCGCAGGACGCCGCGCAGGTGCAGCACGCGTTCACGTACGGCGGCAACACCGTGCTCCAGTACCCGCCGTCGGTCTTCGGCCGGGAGCTGGTGCGCGGGGTGACGTTCGTGGTGCCGCTGGCCTTCGTGAACTGGATCCCGGCGCTGTACGTGATGGGGCGCGAGCTGCCGCTGGGGTTGCCGGCCGCGGTGGCGTTCCTGCCGCCGGTGGTCGCGCTGGTGTGCTGCGCGGCGGCGGGGCTGGCGTGGCGGGCGGGGCTGCGGGCGTACCGCAGCACGGGAAGCTGA
- a CDS encoding ABC transporter permease, with translation MRLYAVVTLGGFRRYATYRVATFAGVFTNTVFGFILAYAYTALWDERPRLGGYDLPQAMTYVWLGQALLAACALMGGGFEDELIERIRTGDIAVDLYRPADLQLWWLAGDLGRAAFQLLGRGVVPMAIGAFAFELALPGDPLMWLAFLGALLLGLVVSFAIRFLIALSAFWLMDGAGAAQLGMLAAMFFSGMLLPLNVFPGALGEVARALPWSSMLQIPADVLLGKHTGWDLAGVYAFQAGWAVALLGAGRVLQSVATRRVVVQGG, from the coding sequence GTGCGGCTGTACGCAGTGGTGACCTTGGGCGGTTTCCGACGGTACGCGACGTATCGCGTGGCGACCTTCGCCGGCGTGTTCACCAACACCGTGTTCGGCTTCATCCTGGCGTACGCGTACACCGCGCTCTGGGACGAGCGGCCGCGGCTCGGCGGGTACGACCTGCCGCAGGCCATGACGTACGTATGGCTCGGGCAGGCGCTGCTGGCGGCCTGCGCGCTGATGGGCGGCGGCTTCGAGGACGAGCTGATCGAACGCATCCGTACGGGCGACATCGCCGTCGATCTCTACCGTCCGGCCGATCTCCAGCTGTGGTGGCTGGCGGGGGATCTGGGGCGGGCGGCGTTCCAGCTGCTCGGGCGCGGGGTCGTGCCGATGGCGATCGGGGCGTTCGCCTTCGAGCTGGCGCTGCCGGGCGATCCGCTGATGTGGCTCGCGTTCCTGGGGGCGCTGCTGCTGGGGCTGGTGGTGAGTTTCGCGATCCGGTTCCTGATCGCGCTGTCGGCGTTCTGGCTGATGGACGGCGCGGGGGCGGCGCAGCTGGGGATGCTGGCGGCGATGTTCTTCTCCGGGATGCTGCTGCCGCTCAACGTCTTCCCCGGCGCGCTGGGCGAGGTGGCGCGGGCGCTGCCGTGGTCGTCGATGCTCCAGATTCCGGCGGATGTCCTGCTGGGCAAGCACACCGGGTGGGACCTGGCGGGCGTGTACGCGTTCCAGGCGGGCTGGGCGGTGGCGCTGCTCGGGGCGGGCCGGGTGCTTCAGTCGGTGGCGACGCGGAGGGTGGTGGTCCAGGGTGGCTGA
- a CDS encoding transglycosylase domain-containing protein — protein MSDEPQQQGWAPRDPSDPASHPVSDPAPTDPASGPALTGRARRAARRAERKRRRTGWRRLVPTWRMTAGTFLGCALLLVCGFVVGYKYVDIPAANAAATAQSNVFLYTDGTQIARDGEINRENVKLSQVPRSVQRAVLAAEDRGFYGEPAVDPQGMVRAAWNTATGKGTQGGSTITQQYVKNYYLGQEQTVIRKTKEFFIAIKLNREASKGQILQGYLNTSYFGRNAYGIQAAAQAYYGKDVEKLSTAEGAYLASLLNAPSEFDVVVHPENRPAAVARWKYVLDGMVKEHWLSERDRDAMAFPQPGNLRPSSSGLTGQRGYIVQAVKDYLTSNKIIDENTLATGGYRITTTLDRKKQNAFVRAVKDKVTSQLSADRTADRNVRVGGASIDPATGQVVAMYGGIDYTKQYVNNATRRDYQVGSTFKPFVLAAALQNGSETQDGRTISPSTVYDGTNQRMVQGPSGPTGYAPSNEDDVNYGPITVRVATDKSVNAVYAQMAQDVGPETVKDTAIALGIPKNTPDLTATPSIALGPATASVLDMAEAYATLANHGAHGTYSLVRDISRNGTELALPAHDSKQAISREAADTTTSVLRGVVDGGTGTAAQSAGRPAAGKTGTAEKDKAAWFAGYTPNLATVVAVMGADPKTAEQTPLYGALGLGRINGGGAPAQIWGQYTAAALQGTAVKDFDLRVTPDAADSALPDQTGSPRPDRSGQSQNPDTRGTSQGTQGSSEGRTTTPGTQGATGTTGTTTGDGTTGGGSTGTTTGGGTDSGGGSPGDGSTGAATTGGDNTGATTDGGAGTSTGGTNTGGTFPFPGTSLPGTSTDGQGP, from the coding sequence ATGAGTGACGAGCCACAGCAGCAGGGCTGGGCCCCACGGGACCCTTCCGACCCCGCGTCCCACCCCGTGTCCGACCCTGCCCCCACCGACCCCGCGTCCGGCCCCGCCCTCACCGGCCGGGCCAGGCGCGCGGCCAGGCGCGCCGAGCGCAAGCGCCGGCGCACCGGCTGGCGCAGGCTCGTCCCCACCTGGCGTATGACGGCCGGCACGTTCCTGGGCTGCGCGCTTCTGCTCGTCTGCGGCTTCGTCGTGGGCTACAAGTACGTCGACATCCCGGCCGCGAACGCCGCCGCCACCGCCCAGTCGAACGTCTTCCTCTATACGGACGGCACCCAGATCGCCCGCGACGGCGAGATCAACCGCGAGAACGTCAAGCTCTCGCAGGTGCCGCGGAGCGTCCAGCGCGCCGTGCTCGCCGCCGAGGACCGCGGCTTCTACGGCGAGCCCGCCGTCGACCCGCAGGGCATGGTCCGCGCCGCCTGGAACACCGCGACCGGCAAGGGCACCCAGGGCGGCTCCACGATCACCCAGCAGTACGTCAAGAACTACTACCTCGGCCAGGAACAGACGGTCATCCGCAAGACCAAGGAATTCTTTATCGCGATCAAGCTCAACCGCGAGGCGTCCAAGGGCCAGATCCTCCAGGGCTATCTGAACACCAGCTACTTCGGCCGCAACGCCTACGGCATCCAGGCCGCCGCCCAGGCGTACTACGGCAAGGACGTCGAGAAGCTCAGCACGGCGGAGGGCGCCTATCTGGCCTCCCTCCTCAACGCCCCCAGCGAGTTCGACGTCGTCGTCCACCCCGAGAACAGACCGGCCGCCGTCGCCCGCTGGAAGTACGTACTCGACGGGATGGTCAAGGAGCACTGGCTCAGCGAGCGCGACCGGGACGCGATGGCCTTCCCGCAGCCCGGAAACCTGCGGCCCTCCTCCTCCGGCCTCACGGGCCAGCGCGGCTATATCGTCCAGGCCGTCAAGGACTATCTGACCAGCAACAAGATCATCGACGAGAACACCCTGGCCACCGGCGGCTACCGGATCACCACCACCCTCGACCGCAAGAAGCAGAACGCCTTCGTACGGGCCGTCAAGGACAAGGTCACCTCCCAGCTCAGCGCCGACCGCACGGCCGACCGCAACGTCCGCGTCGGCGGCGCCTCCATCGACCCGGCGACCGGCCAGGTCGTCGCCATGTACGGCGGCATCGACTACACCAAGCAGTACGTCAACAACGCGACCCGCCGCGACTACCAGGTCGGCTCCACCTTCAAGCCGTTCGTCCTCGCCGCCGCCCTCCAGAACGGCTCCGAGACCCAGGACGGCCGGACGATCTCCCCGAGCACCGTGTACGACGGCACCAACCAGCGCATGGTCCAGGGCCCCAGCGGCCCCACCGGTTACGCCCCTTCCAACGAGGACGATGTCAACTACGGCCCCATCACCGTACGGGTCGCCACTGACAAGTCCGTCAACGCCGTCTACGCGCAGATGGCCCAGGACGTCGGGCCCGAGACCGTCAAGGACACCGCCATCGCCCTCGGCATCCCCAAGAACACCCCCGACCTCACCGCCACCCCCTCCATCGCGCTCGGCCCGGCCACCGCGAGCGTCCTGGACATGGCCGAGGCGTACGCGACACTCGCCAACCACGGCGCGCACGGCACGTACAGCCTCGTCCGGGACATCAGCAGGAACGGTACGGAGCTGGCCCTGCCCGCGCACGACAGCAAGCAGGCGATCAGCCGCGAGGCCGCCGACACCACCACCTCCGTGCTGCGCGGCGTCGTCGACGGCGGTACGGGCACCGCCGCCCAGTCCGCGGGCCGCCCCGCCGCCGGCAAGACCGGCACGGCGGAGAAGGACAAGGCGGCCTGGTTCGCCGGCTACACCCCGAACCTCGCGACCGTCGTGGCCGTAATGGGCGCCGACCCCAAGACCGCCGAGCAGACGCCGCTGTACGGAGCCCTCGGCCTGGGCCGCATCAACGGCGGCGGGGCGCCCGCCCAGATCTGGGGCCAGTACACGGCCGCCGCGCTCCAGGGCACCGCGGTCAAGGACTTCGACCTCCGCGTGACACCCGACGCGGCCGATTCGGCGCTGCCGGACCAGACGGGGTCCCCGCGGCCCGACCGCTCCGGCCAGTCGCAGAACCCTGACACGCGGGGCACCTCCCAGGGCACCCAGGGCTCTTCCGAGGGCCGGACCACCACCCCGGGCACCCAGGGCGCCACCGGGACGACCGGCACCACCACGGGCGACGGCACCACAGGCGGCGGGAGTACGGGCACCACCACCGGCGGCGGTACGGACTCGGGCGGCGGCAGCCCGGGCGACGGCAGTACGGGCGCGGCCACCACCGGCGGCGACAACACGGGCGCGACGACGGACGGCGGCGCGGGGACGAGCACAGGAGGCACGAACACGGGAGGGACGTTCCCGTTCCCAGGAACGTCCCTCCCGGGAACGAGCACGGACGGCCAAGGCCCGTAA
- a CDS encoding DMT family transporter, which produces MAWVLLIVAGLLEIGWSIGMKFTEGFTRLWPSVFTGAGIVLSMVLLAQAAKTLPIGTAYGVWVGIGAAGAAVVGMVALGEPATAARIFFVCLLLVAVVGLKVTSGH; this is translated from the coding sequence ATGGCCTGGGTTCTGTTGATCGTCGCTGGTCTGCTGGAGATCGGCTGGTCGATCGGGATGAAGTTCACCGAGGGGTTCACCCGGCTGTGGCCGAGCGTGTTCACCGGTGCGGGGATCGTTCTGAGCATGGTGCTGCTGGCACAGGCGGCGAAGACGCTGCCGATCGGTACGGCCTACGGCGTGTGGGTCGGGATCGGCGCGGCCGGGGCGGCTGTGGTCGGGATGGTGGCGCTGGGTGAGCCGGCGACCGCCGCCAGGATCTTCTTCGTCTGTCTGCTGCTGGTGGCCGTGGTGGGGCTGAAGGTCACCTCCGGGCATTGA